The Armatimonadota bacterium genomic interval CACGCGAACGCTGGCCGACGGCAGCCTGGATCTGGAGCCGCTGTGCCAGCGCGCGGTCGAAGAGGCGGTGGCCTTGGTCCCGGGAGCCGAGAGGGGCAGCCTGTCGATCCGCGAGGCAGACGGCTTCGCCTTCGTCGCTGGGGTCGGCTACGACGTCTCGCGGCTGCGGGAGGTGCGGTTCAGCGAGGAGGACCGGCTCAAGTGGTACGGGCTGGATGCCTCCTCCCTGCGGCAGGGCACTCCCCGTATCCTTTCGGGTGAGGAAGCCCGGGCGCGGGTCGCCCAGAGCCGTCCGGCCGCAGGCTGGGAGAGGATCGCGCTGTACGGCGCGATGGCCAGCCTGCGTTCCACCCTCGGTGTGCCGATCGTCTTGGACGGCCGGCTCGAAGCATTCCTGAACCTGGACAACCACAGCCGATCCGACGCGTTCGGGCGGGAGTCTGTCGAAGTCGCCAGGATGTTCGCCGACCAGGTCGCCGCCATCCTCAAGGGCGTCCGCCTGCGGGAGCTACTGAGCGTGCAGGCGAGGACGGATCCGCTGACCGGTCTGTACAACCGGCGATACTTGGAAGAACGGTTGGTGCAGGAAATCCACCGGGCGCTGCGCGGCGGTCACCGCCTGTCCGTGCTGCTGGTCGACGCGGTCGGCCTGAAGGCAATCAACGATACGCTGGGGCATCGGGTGGGCGACGAGCTGCTGGTGGCGGCCGCCTCGCAGATCCGCGCCGTCTGCCGTCGGCAGGACGTGGCCTGCCGGTTCGGGGGGGACGAGTTCGTGGTCATCCTACCGGATACCAGCCTGCCGGAAGCCGAGGTGGCGGCGCGCCGGCTGCTGGCGGGGTTGCCGGCCGCCACTGCACGCTGGCAGGGCGGAATCCAGGTCACCGTCGGCATCGCCAGCCTCCCCGAACACGGCGACAGCGCCAGCGCGCTGCTGGCCAGCGCCGACCGCCACATGTACCAGGCTCGCCGGAGGGGGCTGGAGTACTTCCCGCGCACTGAGGTCCGCGAGCGCGTCTAGCGTCGCCACTCACCGCACGAGGATGCGGGCGGAGGGGGCCGCCCGCGCGAGGCCGCTGCCAAAGGTGTCTAGCGCTTCCAGGGGCACGACGGCCACTACGGCCCCTCCGAAGCCGGCACCGGTGAGGCGGGCGCCGAGCGCACGCGCGCGCAACGCCGCCTCGACGAGCCGGTCCAGTTCGGGTGTGGAGACTTCGAAGTCGTCCCGCAGCGACCGGTGGGACTCCGACATGAGGCGGCCGAAGGTGATGGCGTCGGCCTGTCGCAGGGCCTGTGCACCCGCCCACACCCGGGCGTTCTCGCAGACGACGTGCCGCACACGGCGTGGCAGCGGATCCGGAAGGGTTTCGGCGCGCAGGAGGTCGTCGGGGGTGAGGTCGCGGAGCGCACACACACCCAGCAGCCTCGCAGCGCGCTCGCACTCTACGCGCCGCCGATTGTACTTACCTTCAGCCAGGTGCCTGCGCACGCCCGAGTCGATCACCACCATCCGGTGCCCCGGAAGCAGCGGCAAGTGCTCGTAGCGGAGGTCGCGCGTGTCCAACAACAGCGCCGTCCCGGCCTGCCCCACCGAGGCGACCATCTGGTCCATGATGCCGCAGCGGACGCCGACGAACTCGACCTCCGCACGCTGGGCCAGTTGCGCCAGGTGCAAGTCGTCGAGTGCCAGCCCGTACAGTTGGCGCACGGCCCGCATGACCGCGACTTCCAGAGCAGCGGAACTCGACAGCCCCACGCCCAGGGGCACCGTGCTGTCGATCCGCAGCCTCACGCCGGGGACGTCGAAGCCCTCGCGCCGCAGCGCCCAGACGCACCCGGCCGGATAGTCGAGCCAGTCTCCCTGCGGGCCCGCATCGACCCCGCGGGCCCTGCGCTCACCGAACGCAACGCTGTACGCCTCCACCAGGCCCTCGGCCACGCCCGCTTCCACGCAGGTCGCCAGCGGCAGCGGCACCGGCAGCACGAAGCCCTCGTTGTAGTCGGTGTGCTCACCGAGCAGGTTGACGCGCGCGGGGGCGCAGGCCACCGCGGCGGGCGGGCTGCCGAACAGGTCGCGAAAGGACACGGCGCCGGCGGTGCTCACAGGACGTGGGGTGCGAAATCGACTTCGCGGTCTGGGACGACGAAACGCACCCGGGCGCAGAGCGCCCAGCAGCAGGATGCGGCGGTCACCGACCTCGAGGGCGCCCACACCGCTGCCGGTCCACGCCGCAGCGCCCGCACACACGGGGTCGTCGGTCTGCGGCCGCAGTGCGTCGCCCGGCGCCGGAGGGCGGTCGAGGGGCATCCATCCGCACAGGCTCCACGACTGCCATCCGTGGCGGAAGAAGCGCGTCGGGCCGAAAGGGTGCAGCATCCTGACGCGGCCGGACAGCCGCAAGCCAGCCGCCGTGTTTGCCACCGCTCCCACCCGCGCCGGGAGCCGGAGGCCGCCGGCTTGGAGGATCGTCTCCACGTACCTAGCCCTCCCCCGACCCGTCAGGAGTCTACTACCGCAGCGCCGCAGCGGGTAGCGCCGGCAAGGTCTGCGGCCGCTCAGGCCGACAGCCTGCGGCGAATGCGGGCGATGGCCTGTTTGTGCAGTCGGTAGACGTGCGAGAGGCTGATGCCCAGAGTGCGAGCCAGGCGGCGCGGCGCTTCGCCGCTGCTGCAGCAAGCCTCGACGACTGCCCGCTCGCGCGCCGGCATGCGGCCGAGCAGAGCCTGCAACTGTTCGCACAGGACGCGGTCTTCGACCTCGGCCAGCGCGTCCAGGGCGGCGTTGCTGGTCCGTCCGCGCTATCCGCACGCCGCCTACCTGTTCCTGTACATGCCCGGTGTGCTGGTCGCCTCGTATCTGCACGGGATACTCAGGGGCGCGATCGCCGCGCTGGCGAGCACCGTGCTGGCTGACCTGTTCATCCTGGCGCCATACGGGCCGTTCTTCTGGAACGTGCCGGCCTCGCTGGGTTCCGCCACCCTCTTTCTGCTCAGCGCCGGGGTGATCGCACTCAGGGGTGCACGGTACCGCACCTACCGCAGACAGCTGGAGCGGGAAATAGAGGAGCGCAGCCGAAGAGAACGGCACGCCCGCTTTCTGACCGAGATCATGGTGGAATTCTCCCGCCAGCGCGAACTCGATCCTCTGCTGCACCGCGTCGCGCAACGTTGCACCGAGGTGTTCGGGGAGTGGTGCGCAATCGCCACCTTCGAGGAGGGCCGGCTGCGCCTCGGAGCGCTGTACCATGCCGACGCGGAGAAGGTGGAGCGTCTGCGCGCGCTGGTCTCAGACGGCGCGGTGGTCCCCGGAGGCGATCCGGTCGTGGCGCGGCTGCTGGACGGCGACGCGCCGCTGGTGCTCTCGGCGGACGATGCTGCCCCGCCCGCAGAGCTCGTGGATGTCGCGGCGGCGCTGCGCGACCTGGAGGTGCGCCGGGCCCTCGGCGTCCCCCTGTGCGCCGGGGGAGAGGCGATCGGGGTTCTGGCGTGGGCGACCTGGACGAGATCCTCGAGGGCCTCGCCGCGGTGGGTGAACTTCACAGCGAAGTAGATGGCCAGGCGCGCATGTGCCAGGGCCACCTGCTCACGGAGTTTCGGGTCGCGTGTCCGGTGATATGCCAGAATGAGGTCTTCCTGAGGCGACTGCCCGCGCACATCCACGCCGTCTGCGTCCTAGCCCCCGATCCGCTTGGGTAGCAGCGTCACCTGCTCCGAGCCTTCTGCGAGGGTACGAACCTCGTCCATCAGCACACGCATGAGCACCAGCCCCAGTTCGGGATGGTCGGGCGAGGACAGGGCGGAGCCGGCGTACGCGACCCGGATCTCCAGCCGATCTGGGCAGACCGTGAAACGTACCCGGATCGGCGCCGGCCAGGACACCGGCGGTACAGGCCTCGGCGACCGCCAGGCGCAGGTCCTCGACGTCTTCCACCGTGAAGGGCAGTCGGGCGGCGACCGCAGCCGTCACGAGGCGTACGGCCGCCATGTACTCCGCTCGACTGGGAACGACGAGATCGATCTGCTCGGTGCCCGCAGCCTGCGGCATCGCTTTCTCCTGTCCCGCGGGCGTTCCCGACCCGTGCGCTTCGAGCCCGCGGCGGTCCTGCTTGCCGTGCCTTCGCCGGCGCCCCGCACCGGTCCTCCGGGGCCGACCGCCGTGAGTGGGATCGTTCTCCAACGCGCAGCGTGCGGGAAGGTGCGACACCGAGATGGGCACGCGGAGATGTGGAATGAGTCGGGACGTCGCGAAGACGGTCCGAGCGCCGCCGGCGGAAGAGGACTAGGGCTCAGACTCACTGGGTTCGAACGCATACCGGGTGAGCAGTTCGCCTCTGTGTTCGCGGAGTTCACGCAACGCCAGCCGGCGCGGGCCGGGGAGGTCGCCGGTGACGATGCGGTGCGGGGACCGACCGACGACGATCGGCGCGATCGTCAGGAACAGTTCGTCCACCAGCCCGCGCGAGATCAGCGCCGCGTTGAGCGTCGGTCCTCCCTCGCACAGCAGCCGGCGGATGCCCATCTCGCGCAGGCGACGCAGCGCGGCATCGAAGTCCACCTCGTGCGCCCCCGCCGTGAGGATGTCGGCGGCGGCCTGCAGCATCGCCCGGGCCCGCGGACCGGATCGCTCGGTTGTCACGATCAGCGGGCGGTTTTCGGGATCGGAAAACATCCGCGCCGCAGGATCGAGGCTCACGCGGCCGGTCACGACGACCAGGCGTGGGGCGAGAGCCTGTCCGCGCGCGCGCCGCCTCTGCTGCCCTTCGGCGGACAGGCGGGGAGGCCTGTAGTCTTCGTCCCGTGCCGTGCCGGCCCCGACCAGGATGGCGTCGGCGGTCTCGCGCAGGCGACGGAAAGCGATCCGGTCGGCTTCCCCGCCCAGACCCCGCGACCGCCCGCCGATCGTGGCCGCCCCATCGGCGCTGCTCACCATGTTCACGTACAGGTACGGACGCTGCCCGCCCTCCCCCAGCTGGAGGTCCAAGTAGAGAGCGTCGAGCGGTTCGTCGCGGGCGACGGGGATCAACTGACGCATCGACCCGGACGCCTTCGCCACAGCGAGCCGACCGACCTTCCGCTTGTCCACTTCCCTGCGAGCGACTATCCTATGCAGGCACGGGGTGCGCATCGAGATGACGACCTCTTCGGCAGGACAGGACTCAGGCGGTAGCCCATGGATTCCGCCCGCCTCGAACGCGCCAAGGGCTATCTGGCCGAGCGCCGGCTCCCGGAGCTGCGGGCGCTCGTGGCCCAACTCCACCCGGCCGACCTAGCCGACCTGTTCACCGATCTAGAGCAGCCCGAGCGCCTGTTCCTCTTGTTGCTCCTCGAACCCGACAAGGCCGCAGACGTCCTGGAGGAGCTGCCTGACGACGTCCGCGTCGAGCTGCTGGACCGGCTCAGCGACGAGCAGGCCTCTCACCTGATCCTCGAGATGGAGGCCGACGAGGCCGCAGACGTGCTGGGTGAGTTGCCGGCGGAGCGGGCGCGCAGGCTGCTGGCCCGCATGGGCCGCGAGGAGGCCGAGGAGTTCTCCGGCCTGCTGTGCTACCCCGAGGACACCGCCGGCGGATTGATGACGACCGAGTTCGTCTCGGTCGCCGATCACCTGCGCGTCGAAGATGCGATCGCGGAGCTGCGCCGCATCGGTCGGGACATCGAACTCCCGTACTACGTCTACGTCACCGACCGCGAAGGCGTCCTGCGGGGCGTCGTCTCGCTGCGGGACCTGGTCACCGCACCCGTGGACGCGCCGGTTCGCGAGATCATGCGCACCGATCCGGTCACCGTCTCCCCCGACACCGACCAGGAAGAGGCCGCGCGGATTCTCGAGAAGTACGACCTGCTGGCACTGCCCGTCTGCGATCGCGCGGGCCGGCTGCTGGGCATCGTCACCGCCGACGACCTGCTGCGCGTCGTGGGAGAGGAAGGCACCGAGGACGTGCTCGCCCTCGTCGGTGCCCCAGCACGCGCGGACATGCGGACGTACGCCTTTCCGTGGAGCGCCGTGGCCCGGCGTACGCTGTTCTTGGTCTTCAACCTGCTGCTCAACCTCATCGCCGCCACTTTGATCAGCCGGTTCACCGAGGTCCTTGAGGCCATGGTGGCCGTAGCGTTCTTCTTGCCGATGCTGGCCGCCACGGCGGGCAACGTCGGCACGCAGTCGCTGGCGTTGGCGGTCCGGGGGCTGGCCACCGGTCGGTTCGGCCCCGACCGGTGGCGCCAGGCGCGGCGCGAGGGGTGGACCGGCGCGTTGGTCGGTCTGGCGTGCGGTGTGTTGGTCGGCGGCTTTGCGGCTGTCTGGCAACAGGACCTGCGCCTGGGAGTGGTCGTTGGGGGGGCGATGTGGCTGGCACTGGTGGTCGCCGCTCCCCTGGGGATGTTCGTGCCGTTCGCCCTCAACCGCCTGGGGCTCGATCCGGCGGTCGCTTCGGGGCCGCTCACGACGACCCTGACCGACAACACCACCCTCACGATCTACCTCCTCCTCGCGACGTTCGCGTTCCACGGAGGGCTGTGGTGACCGAGCGCTCGCGGATCGAATTCCGCCGCATCCTCGGCGACGGCGCCGAGGCGCTGGCCCGGGCGCTGGCGTCGGCGCACCCCGCGGACGTCGCGGAGGCCACCGAGGGACTGCGCGACGAGGACGTCCTGCGCGTGCTGGCTGCGCTGGGCGATCGGGCGGGTGTGGTCTTCGAGCACCTGCCGCCCGAGCGCCAGCGGTCGGTTCTCGAGCGCCTGCGGCCCGACCTGGCCGCCGGCGTGCTGGAGGAGATGTCCTCTGATGACATGGCCGACGTGCTGCGGGAACTGCCGCTTGCGCGGGCCGCAGAACTGCTGCGCGACATGGACGCCGCCGAACAGGCCCGCGTGGCGCCGCTGCTGGCGTGGCCCGAGGGAACCGCCGGTGCCCTCATGGCCAGCGAGGTCGTCACGCTGCGGGAGGACATGACCGTCGCCCGGGCCCTCGAACGCCTCCGCGCCAGCGCACCCGATGCCGAGACCATCTACTACGTCTACACGGTCGATGCCGATCGCCGGCTGCGCGGCGTGGTGTCCCTGCGCGACCTGATCCTGGCCGACCCCGACGTACCGCTGTC includes:
- a CDS encoding diguanylate cyclase is translated as MTVGATVGHADRRVRLLWRLIREFQVGVHDPESLPQRLTDALHTAGGFAGTSILLPDETGDALVVTACSGLARRWGPATVPRGRGVSWEVYRSGRSEYVFDLTTDPRTYPPVSPDSVGGRMSGVYLPLEGKTGVVGVLVIHAAGRDAIPPEDRELLALVGPPIALAIETARLYEALSRAVSQRDALLQTTRTLADGSLDLEPLCQRAVEEAVALVPGAERGSLSIREADGFAFVAGVGYDVSRLREVRFSEEDRLKWYGLDASSLRQGTPRILSGEEARARVAQSRPAAGWERIALYGAMASLRSTLGVPIVLDGRLEAFLNLDNHSRSDAFGRESVEVARMFADQVAAILKGVRLRELLSVQARTDPLTGLYNRRYLEERLVQEIHRALRGGHRLSVLLVDAVGLKAINDTLGHRVGDELLVAAASQIRAVCRRQDVACRFGGDEFVVILPDTSLPEAEVAARRLLAGLPAATARWQGGIQVTVGIASLPEHGDSASALLASADRHMYQARRRGLEYFPRTEVRERV
- the galK gene encoding galactokinase; this encodes MSFRDLFGSPPAAVACAPARVNLLGEHTDYNEGFVLPVPLPLATCVEAGVAEGLVEAYSVAFGERRARGVDAGPQGDWLDYPAGCVWALRREGFDVPGVRLRIDSTVPLGVGLSSSAALEVAVMRAVRQLYGLALDDLHLAQLAQRAEVEFVGVRCGIMDQMVASVGQAGTALLLDTRDLRYEHLPLLPGHRMVVIDSGVRRHLAEGKYNRRRVECERAARLLGVCALRDLTPDDLLRAETLPDPLPRRVRHVVCENARVWAGAQALRQADAITFGRLMSESHRSLRDDFEVSTPELDRLVEAALRARALGARLTGAGFGGAVVAVVPLEALDTFGSGLARAAPSARILVR
- a CDS encoding sigma factor-like helix-turn-helix DNA-binding protein translates to MPARERAVVEACCSSGEAPRRLARTLGISLSHVYRLHKQAIARIRRRLSA
- a CDS encoding DUF4118 domain-containing protein, producing MLVRPRYPHAAYLFLYMPGVLVASYLHGILRGAIAALASTVLADLFILAPYGPFFWNVPASLGSATLFLLSAGVIALRGARYRTYRRQLEREIEERSRRERHARFLTEIMVEFSRQRELDPLLHRVAQRCTEVFGEWCAIATFEEGRLRLGALYHADAEKVERLRALVSDGAVVPGGDPVVARLLDGDAPLVLSADDAAPPAELVDVAAALRDLEVRRALGVPLCAGGEAIGVLAWATWTRSSRASPRWVNFTAK
- a CDS encoding dihydrofolate reductase family protein yields the protein MDKRKVGRLAVAKASGSMRQLIPVARDEPLDALYLDLQLGEGGQRPYLYVNMVSSADGAATIGGRSRGLGGEADRIAFRRLRETADAILVGAGTARDEDYRPPRLSAEGQQRRRARGQALAPRLVVVTGRVSLDPAARMFSDPENRPLIVTTERSGPRARAMLQAAADILTAGAHEVDFDAALRRLREMGIRRLLCEGGPTLNAALISRGLVDELFLTIAPIVVGRSPHRIVTGDLPGPRRLALRELREHRGELLTRYAFEPSESEP
- the mgtE gene encoding magnesium transporter → MDSARLERAKGYLAERRLPELRALVAQLHPADLADLFTDLEQPERLFLLLLLEPDKAADVLEELPDDVRVELLDRLSDEQASHLILEMEADEAADVLGELPAERARRLLARMGREEAEEFSGLLCYPEDTAGGLMTTEFVSVADHLRVEDAIAELRRIGRDIELPYYVYVTDREGVLRGVVSLRDLVTAPVDAPVREIMRTDPVTVSPDTDQEEAARILEKYDLLALPVCDRAGRLLGIVTADDLLRVVGEEGTEDVLALVGAPARADMRTYAFPWSAVARRTLFLVFNLLLNLIAATLISRFTEVLEAMVAVAFFLPMLAATAGNVGTQSLALAVRGLATGRFGPDRWRQARREGWTGALVGLACGVLVGGFAAVWQQDLRLGVVVGGAMWLALVVAAPLGMFVPFALNRLGLDPAVASGPLTTTLTDNTTLTIYLLLATFAFHGGLW